AAAAACGGTATCGTTAAATAAAATAGATTCTTGAGTTACTATACCTAATAAAGAACGTAAATCATTAATTATCAAATCTTTAATATCAATACCATCTATGGTTATTTTTCCTTGCTGTGGATCGTAAAATCTGGGTAATAAATCTACCAAAGTAGATTTTCCCCCTCCCGAAGCTCCGACAAGAGCAATAGTTTGACCTTTTTTTATTTTTATATTGATATTTTTAAGTACCGATTTATTCTTGATATAATCAAAACTTAATCCTTGATATTCTATTTCGCTTTGGAAATCTTTTTTTGCTATGGCATTTTCTTTTTCTACAATTTGCTCCTCGGCATTTAATATTTCTTCAATACGTTCTACCGAAGCCGCGCCTTTTTGTACATTATAAAAAGCCGCTGTTATAGCTTTAGCCGGAGGTAAAATCTGTGAAAAAATGCCAATATAAACCAAAAAAGTAGCAGCATCGATAGATGCATTTTCTCCCAATATTAATCGTCCGCCAAACCATAAAATAGACACAACTACAGATACGCCCAAAAATTCACTCAATGGCGAAGAAAGATCGCGCTTTCGGTAAAGACCAATCATTAACCGGGTATAAATATTATTATTTTCTTGGAATTTGTGTTTAGCAGAATCAATAGCAGCAAAGCCTTTAATAATACGCAAGCCGCCTATAGTTTCTTCTATAATAGATAAGATATTCCCTAATTTTTTTTGTCCTTTTTCGGAGCTGCGTTTTAAAGACCTGCCAATAACACCAATTATTATAGCACTTATCGGAAGCATTATTAATACAAAAACTGTTAAAGCAGGACTAAGGAAAAACAGTGTAATTACAAATAAGATAATGGTGATAGGCTCACGAAAAACAGCCTCTAAAGAACTTAAAATAGACCATTCCACCTCAAGAACATCAGAACTCATACGCGAAATAATATCGCCTTTGCGTTGCTCAGAAAAATAAGCCAATGGAAGAATAAGTATTTTATTATACATATCGCTACGCAAATCTCTCACAACACCATTTCTGATAGGTGCAATAAAGAACATTCCCATATAACGAAATAAATTTTTAAAAAAATACAGTCCCAAAATCATTAAAGAGATATACATTAAAGTATCAATAGCACCATATTTATCAATCATAAAACCGGAATAATAATAGAGGTTTTCTTTAATTGTATCGAAGTCCATTATATCTATTTCGGGAGCCGATTTAGGAAAAGCTTCCGTAGAAAACAGCATATTTAAAACGGGTAAAAAGAAAGTAAAAGAAACCAAAGAAAATATTACCGATAATAAATTACTGATAATATTTAACAGGGCATATTTCCAGTAAGGAATTACATATTTTAATATTTTTAATAAACTTTTCATACGGTAAACAAAGATAGCAATTCTTCTATTCGGGAAGCCTTTCTACTTCTGCTAATCCGTGAATAAGATATAAGCGTTTATTTTTTATATTTCGACATTGAAAACGAGTACGCATTTTTTTTACCACTTCAAAAGGAATATTTCTAAAAATAAATTTATCTCCTATAAGTAAATCATCCAATTGTGGATTTTCTGATTGTACGTCAAAAGTTTTTAAAGCACGCATTAATTGCGGATCAGAAACACTGGATGCTTTTGGTTTTTGGAAATACCTTTTTACGGCAGGAAGAAGGCTTTCGGGAAAAATATTCTCATTTAAAAACGGTTGCATCATTTGAGAAAAAGTCATTTGCCATTCTTTTCCGTGGGGTTTTATTCGCTTAAAACGACTATTATTTTTATACACTTCGGCATGAGCCATTTCATGAACGAGAGTAATTAAAAAAGCATATGGATTCAAATTGTAATTTACACTTATACGCGGATAACCACCATTTTGTGCTGCTCTGAAATCGCCTAATTTAGTACTTCTAATATTGCTAATTTTTAGCTGTACATTATTCTTTTGTAACCACTCTACAATAGGAGTAACGGCTTTTTTAGGAATATAGTTGGCAATAATATTTTTGTTGTAATTCATATTAAGCTAATAATAGGTAATACAAGTGAATTTGTGCTTTGTGAAAAAGAAGGGCAATTACAGTTTTTGGATGTTTTTCTCATACCTTTTATCGATGTAGCTTTACAGGAAGCAAATAAAAATAAACTTATCAATAAAATTATCCCGAAATATATATGTTTATTCATTTATAAATGCCTTTAATTTATAACTTCAAATCACGGAAAAAATTATCAGATAAAAAAAGAGTTCTTACTGTTTAAAAAAATTCTTCGCCTAAAGCGTTAACAGAAGAGGGTAATAATGCTTATTTTAGCAAAAATATTTTTTTAATGAACCTGATTAAACATATTGGATCTTACTTGCTATTAATGTGGCAAGTGGTTTCTAAGCCCGATCGTTGGCGAATATTTTTTCAACGCCTTAACGCAGAGCTTTATGCTATTGGTGTTGATTCTTTTGGTATAGTAGCAATTATTTCCCTGTTTTCGGGTGCGGTAGTTGCCATACAGGTTGCATATAATATTGATAATCCTTTATTGCCTAAAACTCTTATTGGTTTTTCGACCAGACAAATGATTGTTTTGGAATTTGCACCCACTATGGTGAGCCTTATTCTTGCCGGAAAGGTTGGTTCCAGTATTGCTTCTGAAATAGGAACAATGCGCATTACAGAGCAAATTGATGCTTTGGAGATTATGGGGATAAATCCTGCTAACTTTCTAATTCTTCCTAAGCTTGTTGCGGCGGTCTTTATTATTCCTGCACTTATTATTTTCGGAATATTTATTGGTATTATTGGCGGGTATTTAGTTGCTTTATTTACTCCTTTACTTACGCCCTCAGAATTTATTAGTGGCGTTCAGCTCGATTTTGAAAGCTTTACAGTTTTTTATGCTTTAATAAAAACAGCTGTATTTGCTATTATTATTGTTACTATGGCCGGATTTCAAGGGTATATTGTTAAAGGCGGTTCTATACAGGTTGGTAAAGCAAGCACAAAAACAGTGGTTTATGCCAGTGTTTTAATAATCCTTTTTAACCTTCTCTTAACTCAACTTTTATTAACATGATTGAGGCATTTAACATATCGAAAAAATTTGGAGAGGCACAGGTATTAAAAGATGTTTCTATAAAACTCGAACGCGGTAAAAATAACCTTATTATCGGTGCAAGCGGTGCTGGAAAAACGGTTTTATTAAAATGCCTTGTAGGTTTACACGAAGTAGATGAGGGTCATATTGATTTTGATGGTAGAAATTTTTCCTCTATAGGACATAAAAAACGAAGAGAAATCAGAAAAGAATTAGGAATGCTTTTTCAGGGCGGAGCTCTTTTTGATTATTATACCGTTGAAGAAAATGTAATGTTTCCGCTCAATATGTTTACCCACCAAAGCCTTGAGGAAAAAAAACATCGTGTAAACGAAGTCCTTAAACGTGTTAATCTGGAAAATGTAAATAAAATGTATCCGGGCGAATTAAGTGGCGGTATGGTAAAAAGAGTTGCTATTGCGCGAGCTATTGCCAATAATCCAAAATATTTATTTTGTGATGAACCTAATTCGGGTCTCGATCCTAAAACAGCTAATGTAATTGATGGTTTAATTGCTGAAATTACGGAAGAGTATAATATAGTTACCATTGTTAACTCACACGATATGAATTCTGTTCTAAAAATAGGTGATAATATTAGTTTTATACATCAAGGAAGACTTTGGTGGCAGGGAAATAAAGACACCATTTTAACTGATGATAATCCCGAATTAAACACTTTTGTTTTTGCCACAGAACTTACCAAACGATTAAAAAAATAAATTATGGGAGTACTCGATATTATTTTTATCATACCAATTATTTGGCTTACTTATAAAGGATTTTCTAAAGGATTAATTATTGAATTAACCACATTAGCAGCATTATTTTTGGGCATTTATGTTAGCTTGCATTTTTCAACTTATACTGCTAATTTTTTGACTGAGCATTTTGAAATGAATCAAAAATATCTAAGTATACTATCGTTTATAATTACTTTTATTTTGGTTGTAATAGTAATAAATCTTTTAGGAAAACTGCTTGAAAAAGTTATTGATTTAGTAGCCCTAAGTTTTTTAAATAAAAGTTTTGGCGGTTTTTTCGGTGTTCTTAAAGCAGTTATCTTTTTAAGCTTTATCATTTATTTTGTAAATAAATTTGATAAAAACAGATATATATTTAGTCCGTCACTGACTTCGGAATCAATATTATATACTTATATTGAAGATGTAGCACCAACAATTATTAATTTGTATGATGGAATTAATGATGAGGATGGGATTTTAAAAGAAGTTAAAAACAAAGCCGAAGAAACAGTTGACGAAGTACTAAAATAATAAAAGTGCAGCTTGCCTTCTGCACTTTTAAACCAAAAATCAAAATTCAACTAATTTTAACGTTGATTAAATTTTATGAACTATGAGAAAATTCATTCAATTACAAAAGCAAAAGTACAGCAAACACTAAGTCGTAAATGTTAAGGGCTTTTAAGAAGCGTTAAAGAAAGTTAAACCCTTATTTACAATGTGTTTCAGCTATATCTTTGCTTTAATATTCTTTGGTTTATGAATAAAAAAGTAATTTATTTTATTATTAGTCTAATGTCTTTTGCGCTAATTAGCCTAATGATAATTCAGGTTTATTGGATCAAAAACACGATTATGGTTAAACAGGCCATTTTTAATCGTGATGTTGATGCCGTTGTTTCCAAAACTATTTACGATTTGGAAAGAATAGACCGCGCTTTAACTTATACACGACAAAAAGAATTACTTTCAAAAAATAAATTATTATTAAATAATGCTATCGATTCTGTTAATCAATCAATAATCTCCAGCCTTTTAAATTTTTCTCCTTCTCCAAGCATAAACGATATTAATTCCAGTGGTTTTAGCTCGCAACGTATTATAGAAAATCTTTTTTCACAATCAGAAAGATTGAGTATAAATAATTTAGTCGAAAATCGTATCGACATTAAACAACTCGATTCTCTTCTAAAACGCGAATTCCGTCGTGCGAACATAAATACCAAATACGAATTTGCAGTTTATAGTCCTAACCGAAATAGGTTGGTTATACAAAAAACCGGTAAATACCCTGAGCAGGTTTTACGATCACCTTTCAGATATATGCTTTTTCCGGGTGATATTTTTTCACAACATGATATGTTGATGATTTATTTCCCTAATGAACAACAGTTTTTAATAACTCGTTTATGGGTTTTACTTGTAATATCGTTTTTTCTGATTTCAGCAATTATATTCTCGTTTACCTATGTGGTGTCAACAGTTTTTAAACAGAAAAAAGTTTCTGAAATGCGTAACGATTTCATTAATAATATGACACACGAATTTAAAACCCCAATATCTACTATTTCACTTGCTTGTGAGGCTTTATCAGATAAGGATATTGTTAAAACGCCACATCTTTACGATTCGTATATAAAAGTTATTTCTGAAGAAAATGGCAGATTATCAGGTATGGCCGAAAAAATATTACAAAGTGCACGTTTTCAAAAAGGTGAAATCATTTTAAATATCGAAAGTATAAATATTCATGATGCTTTAAATGATGCTATTTCTAAAATCAATTTACAAATTGAAAAGAAAGGTGGTGTAATTCATACTGACTTAAATGCAGAAAAAGCTGTTATACAAGCCGATAAAATTCATATTACAAATATTGTTTTTAACCTTCTTGATAATGCAAATAAATATACTCCTTGGGCACCAATCATTCATATTTCAACAAAAACAATGGGTCAGGGAATTTTAATTTCAGTAAAAGATAATGGTATTGGTATTAGTAAATCTAATCAGAAAAAGGTTTTCGATAAATTATTCAGAGTACCAACAGGTAATATTCATAATGTAAAAGGATTTGGATTAGGATTAAGTTATGTAAAAACCGTTGTTGATAAGCATAACGGAAAAATTACTTTAGAAAGTGAACTTAAAAAAGGAAGTAAGTTTTCAATTTATTTACCTTATAACACAATATTAAAATAAGCTTAAAATGGAAAAAAAAGATATTAAAATTCTATTAGCCGAAGATGATAAAAATTTAGGAACTGTTTTAAAAGCATATCTCGAAGCTAAAAAATACAGTACTACTCTTCGCGTCAATGGTCAAGAAGCTCTTGTGGAATTTCAAAAAGAAGAGTACGATTTTCTTATTTTAGATGTAATGATGCCTGTAAAAGATGGTTTTACTTTGGCTCGTGAAATTCGTGAAACAGATAAAAATATTCCTATTTTGTTTTTAACCGCTAAATCACTGCAAGAAGATAAAATGGAAGGTTTTAAAATTGGTGCCGACGATTATCTTACTAAACCATTTAGTATGGAAGAATTGTTAGTTCGGATTGAAGCTATTTTACGTAGAACGCAAGCAAATAAAACAAATACTAATAAAGACTTTTATACTATAGGTAAATTTACTTTTGATGTAACACGACATATTTTATCTGCCGATGGAGATAGCCAAAAACTCACCTCTAAAGAAGCCGAACTTTTAAAAATGCTTTGTGCTCAAAGAAACGAAACATTAGATAGAAGCGTAGCTTTAAAGCAGATTTGGCATGACGATAGTTATTTTAATGCGCGTAGTATGGATGTGTATGTTACTAAACTAAGGAAATATCTTAAAAGCGATCCTACAATTGAAATATTAAATGTTCATGGGGTTGGTTTTAAACTGATTACGGAATAGATTGAAAATGTGTAAATAAGTATTACTTTTTCACTCGCTTTGGATTTTTACTGACGAAACTTTTCCAGCCCGTATAGCTGTCACTTTCGATAGAAGGATTTTTTTGTAAGTAATGACAAACGGCAGCCGCTAAACCATCGGTAGCATCTAAATATTCTGCTTGTTCTTTTATTTTTAAAAGATTGGTAAGCATTGCCGCAACTTGTTCTTTAGATGCCGTTCCTTTTCCGGTAATAGCCATCTTGATTTTTCGCGGAGCATATTCAAAAATAGGCACATTGCGATACAATCCTGCCGCCATAGCAACACCCTGAGCTCGCCCTAATTTTAACATCGACTGCACGTTCTTACCAAAGAAAGGGGCTTCTAAAGACATTTCGTCGGGTTGATATTCATCAATAAGAGCGAGTGTTCTTTCAAAAATTTTCTTTAATTTCATCGGATGATTAGAATAGCCCCCAAGTTTAAGAACACCCATAGTAATCATATCAATTTTATTCCCCTTTTGGTGAATAAGACCATAACCCATTATATTTGTACCCGGGTCGATGCCTAAAATTATTCGATCTGTTTTTACAATAGCCATATAGATGAACGCAAAGATAAAAAAAAGCATCAACCTTCTTTTACGTACAATGATTGTACTTGCTACTTATGGCTTTTTATTTTATGAGCTTTTTGTGAAAAATAAATTTAGCGACTTAAATTTAAATATACTTGATACTAATTTATCGATTTATATTTTAGGTGTAGTATTTTTCCTTATGCCTTTAAATTGGGGTTTAGAAAGTATTAAATGGCAATTTCTAATCCGAAAAGTAGAAAAAATCAGAGTTCTTACTGCTTTTAAGGCAGTACTTACCGGATCGGCAATTAGCTTTTTTACTCCAAATAGAATAGGCGATTTTTTTGGTCGAGTATTTATATTGAAAAAAGGCGATCGTATTGATGGTATTTTTGCAACAATAATTGGTAATATTGGTCAACTCTTCATAACATTAATTTTAGGATCAACAGCTCTACTATTTTTTCTTCCAAATATAAATAATGCCTATCTTAATTTTAATAATTTAAGTCTGATATTAATTGCTATTTTGGTGATACTGATTAATTTATCTTTGGTATTGGTGTTTTTGAATATTGGGATATTACATACCTTTTTTAGTCATTTCAAATTCCTTGAACGCTGGCGCTTTGTTAGACATCTGAAAATCTTACAAAATTTTGAGACCCACGAATTATGGAAAGTTTTAGGCCTGAG
This DNA window, taken from Bacteroidales bacterium, encodes the following:
- a CDS encoding ABC transporter ATP-binding protein, which codes for MKSLLKILKYVIPYWKYALLNIISNLLSVIFSLVSFTFFLPVLNMLFSTEAFPKSAPEIDIMDFDTIKENLYYYSGFMIDKYGAIDTLMYISLMILGLYFFKNLFRYMGMFFIAPIRNGVVRDLRSDMYNKILILPLAYFSEQRKGDIISRMSSDVLEVEWSILSSLEAVFREPITIILFVITLFFLSPALTVFVLIMLPISAIIIGVIGRSLKRSSEKGQKKLGNILSIIEETIGGLRIIKGFAAIDSAKHKFQENNNIYTRLMIGLYRKRDLSSPLSEFLGVSVVVSILWFGGRLILGENASIDAATFLVYIGIFSQILPPAKAITAAFYNVQKGAASVERIEEILNAEEQIVEKENAIAKKDFQSEIEYQGLSFDYIKNKSVLKNINIKIKKGQTIALVGASGGGKSTLVDLLPRFYDPQQGKITIDGIDIKDLIINDLRSLLGIVTQESILFNDTVFNNIALGVEDKVSKEDVIAAAKIANAHDFIMQMENGYQSNIGDRGQKLSGGQRQRLSIARAVLKNPPILILDEATSALDTESERLVQDALENLMKNRTSLVIAHRLSTIKNADEIVVVNDGKITERGTHKELIKKQGVYARLHALQSFE
- a CDS encoding SprT-like domain-containing protein, whose protein sequence is MNYNKNIIANYIPKKAVTPIVEWLQKNNVQLKISNIRSTKLGDFRAAQNGGYPRISVNYNLNPYAFLITLVHEMAHAEVYKNNSRFKRIKPHGKEWQMTFSQMMQPFLNENIFPESLLPAVKRYFQKPKASSVSDPQLMRALKTFDVQSENPQLDDLLIGDKFIFRNIPFEVVKKMRTRFQCRNIKNKRLYLIHGLAEVERLPE
- a CDS encoding ABC transporter permease translates to MNLIKHIGSYLLLMWQVVSKPDRWRIFFQRLNAELYAIGVDSFGIVAIISLFSGAVVAIQVAYNIDNPLLPKTLIGFSTRQMIVLEFAPTMVSLILAGKVGSSIASEIGTMRITEQIDALEIMGINPANFLILPKLVAAVFIIPALIIFGIFIGIIGGYLVALFTPLLTPSEFISGVQLDFESFTVFYALIKTAVFAIIIVTMAGFQGYIVKGGSIQVGKASTKTVVYASVLIILFNLLLTQLLLT
- a CDS encoding ATP-binding cassette domain-containing protein gives rise to the protein MIEAFNISKKFGEAQVLKDVSIKLERGKNNLIIGASGAGKTVLLKCLVGLHEVDEGHIDFDGRNFSSIGHKKRREIRKELGMLFQGGALFDYYTVEENVMFPLNMFTHQSLEEKKHRVNEVLKRVNLENVNKMYPGELSGGMVKRVAIARAIANNPKYLFCDEPNSGLDPKTANVIDGLIAEITEEYNIVTIVNSHDMNSVLKIGDNISFIHQGRLWWQGNKDTILTDDNPELNTFVFATELTKRLKK
- a CDS encoding CvpA family protein, with the translated sequence MGVLDIIFIIPIIWLTYKGFSKGLIIELTTLAALFLGIYVSLHFSTYTANFLTEHFEMNQKYLSILSFIITFILVVIVINLLGKLLEKVIDLVALSFLNKSFGGFFGVLKAVIFLSFIIYFVNKFDKNRYIFSPSLTSESILYTYIEDVAPTIINLYDGINDEDGILKEVKNKAEETVDEVLK
- a CDS encoding HAMP domain-containing histidine kinase, giving the protein MNKKVIYFIISLMSFALISLMIIQVYWIKNTIMVKQAIFNRDVDAVVSKTIYDLERIDRALTYTRQKELLSKNKLLLNNAIDSVNQSIISSLLNFSPSPSINDINSSGFSSQRIIENLFSQSERLSINNLVENRIDIKQLDSLLKREFRRANINTKYEFAVYSPNRNRLVIQKTGKYPEQVLRSPFRYMLFPGDIFSQHDMLMIYFPNEQQFLITRLWVLLVISFFLISAIIFSFTYVVSTVFKQKKVSEMRNDFINNMTHEFKTPISTISLACEALSDKDIVKTPHLYDSYIKVISEENGRLSGMAEKILQSARFQKGEIILNIESINIHDALNDAISKINLQIEKKGGVIHTDLNAEKAVIQADKIHITNIVFNLLDNANKYTPWAPIIHISTKTMGQGILISVKDNGIGISKSNQKKVFDKLFRVPTGNIHNVKGFGLGLSYVKTVVDKHNGKITLESELKKGSKFSIYLPYNTILK
- a CDS encoding response regulator transcription factor, coding for MEKKDIKILLAEDDKNLGTVLKAYLEAKKYSTTLRVNGQEALVEFQKEEYDFLILDVMMPVKDGFTLAREIRETDKNIPILFLTAKSLQEDKMEGFKIGADDYLTKPFSMEELLVRIEAILRRTQANKTNTNKDFYTIGKFTFDVTRHILSADGDSQKLTSKEAELLKMLCAQRNETLDRSVALKQIWHDDSYFNARSMDVYVTKLRKYLKSDPTIEILNVHGVGFKLITE
- the ruvC gene encoding crossover junction endodeoxyribonuclease RuvC, producing the protein MVKTDRIILGIDPGTNIMGYGLIHQKGNKIDMITMGVLKLGGYSNHPMKLKKIFERTLALIDEYQPDEMSLEAPFFGKNVQSMLKLGRAQGVAMAAGLYRNVPIFEYAPRKIKMAITGKGTASKEQVAAMLTNLLKIKEQAEYLDATDGLAAAVCHYLQKNPSIESDSYTGWKSFVSKNPKRVKK
- a CDS encoding flippase-like domain-containing protein; this translates as MNAKIKKSINLLLRTMIVLATYGFLFYELFVKNKFSDLNLNILDTNLSIYILGVVFFLMPLNWGLESIKWQFLIRKVEKIRVLTAFKAVLTGSAISFFTPNRIGDFFGRVFILKKGDRIDGIFATIIGNIGQLFITLILGSTALLFFLPNINNAYLNFNNLSLILIAILVILINLSLVLVFLNIGILHTFFSHFKFLERWRFVRHLKILQNFETHELWKVLGLSLLRFLVYSFQFYLVFYSFGIPLPFLSGLLIIFILFFTLTTVPTIAIAELGIRGLISLFVLKTFGPAELSINIIEANVIAASSALWLINLAIPAIFGTFFVYELKFFRKND